The nucleotide window TCTCCGCGAGGGCGATGTTGGCGCGCCGCATCCCGTCGATCCCCGCCGCGCCGGCCAGTGCCAGAAGGCAGAGGAGCAGGGTGGAAAGGGCCGTGAGCTGGAAGCGAAAGGTCCGGTCGCCGAGGATTCTCGGGAGGAATTTCATGGAGGCCTCTCCTTGTGGGCGGTGTGGAGCGCCGGCTCCCTGTTCCCTCTTTATCGGGCGAAGGGCGGCATCACTTGATGGGGCGACGGAAGGGGCCGGACCGAGAGATCGTTGCCGACGGCCCGGAAAATGCTTCATGGATGATGCAACGAGGCGTGTCCCACAAGCACAATTTTTCCAATCGAGAACGAAGGCGCGGGTCAAGCGCCGGGATGGCGCTTGCGGGCCAGCAGCCGGCGCCACTTCTCGAGCCGCTCCCGGATGGTGCGCTCGTGGCCCCGGTTGGTGGGGTGGTAGTAGACCCGCCCCCGGAGCTGCGGGGGGAAGTACTCCTGCGGGACGAGGGCGTCCGGGTCGTCGTGGGCGTAGCGGTAGCCCTCCCCGTAGCCGAGTTCCTTCATGAGCCGAGTGGGGGCGTTCCGGATGTGGAGGGGCACGGGGAGGCTCCCGTGCTTTCTGGCGTCGGCCTGGGCCGCGCCCAGCGCGGTGTAGGCCGCGTTGCTCTTGGGGGCGGTGGCCAGGTAGAGGGCCGCCTGGGCCAGGGCGAGTTCCCCCTCCGGAGAGCCCAGCACGGTGTAGGCCTCGTGGGCGTCCAGAGCCACGCGAAGGGCTGCAGGATCGGCGTTCCCCACGTCCTCCGAGGCGAAGCGGATCATGCGTCGAGCGATATAACGGGGGTCCTCCCCGGCGGCGAGCATCCGGGCCATCCAGTAGAGGGCCGCGTCGGGATCGCTCCCCCGGAGGCTCTTGTGGAAGGCGGAGATGAGGTTGAAGTGCTCCTCCCCGGCCTTGTCGTAGCGAAGGGCCTTGTGCTGGACGGCCTCCTCGACGACCTCCAGGGTGATCCGGGCGCCCCGGCCCTCGGCCCGGCGGCCTACGGCCAACTCCGCCGCGGTCTCGAGGCAGTTGAGGAGGGCCCGGGCGTCACCGTCGGCCTGGCGGACGAGGACCCGCCGGGCCTCCGGCGTCAGCTCCAGCTCCAGGCGCCCGAGGCCCCGTTCGGGGTCCGAGAGGGCCTGGTCGAGGATCCGCTCCAGCACCTCCTCGGGCAGGGGCTTGAGCACCAGGACCCGGCATCTGGACAGCAGCGGCGCGATGATCTCGAAGGACGGGTTCTCCGTGGTGGCCCCCACCAGGGTGACGAGCCCGCTCTCCACGTGGGGGAGGAAGGCGTCCTGCTGGGCCTTGTTGAACCGGTGGATCTCGTCCACGAAGAGGACGGTGGGCCCCTCGCCCGCATCGAGGCGGCCTCTCGCCTCGTCGATGACCTGGCGAAGGTCCTTGACGCCCGAGAGCACCGCGGACAGGGTCACGAAGTGGGCGTTCACGGCCCGGGCGAGGAGCCGGGCCAGGGTGGTCTTCCCGCAACCCGGGGGGCCCCAGAGGATGAGGGAAGGCAGCCGCCCCCGGGCGAGCAGCCCGGAGAGCACCCGTCCGGGCCCCAGGAGGTGGTCCTGGCCCGCGAAGTCCTCGAGGCGCCGCGGGCGCATCCTTTCGGCGAGGGGAACCCGTTTCACGGCGCCTGCGTCCTCCCCCGGCGGGGGCCGCCCGCCCTTACCGCCCGTCCCCCCGTCCCTTCCGGAGGTCCGCCTCCTGGTGCCAAGGCCTCATGGCCAGGATGAAGGAGGCAAGCAAGGTGACGAGCACCCAGTTCCAGCCGATGGCGATGAGGCTGGCCCAGCTGTAGCCGCCGTAGGGGCGGCTCAGCTCCTCCACCAGCTGCTGCACAAGTATAACGCCGAGGATCCCGGGGAGCACCAGCTTGATGACCCAGTTCCACCACGGTCCGAGGGGGATCCGGGAGACCCGGTTGAGGTGCCGGCGGATGGTCTCGATCCGGAAGAACCAGCCCACGGCCACGCATTCGAGGAGTCCCACCACCACGAGCCCGTAGGCGTTCAGGAAGTGGTCCACGATGTCGATCCAGTAGAGCCCTCCCTGGGTGGTGAAGATGAGCCCCCCGACGAAGCCGATCACGCACAGCACGCCGGCCAGGGTGCGCCGGTCCGTGCCGAACTTGTCCACCACCGCCGCGGTGAAGGCCTCGACGATGGAGACGGAAGAGGACAGCCCCGCCACCACCAGGCTCAGGAAGAAGAGCACGCCGAAGACCTTCCCCGCGGGCCCCATGAGGGAGATGGCCTTCGGGTAGGCCACGAAGGCGAGCCCGATACTGTGCGTGACCACCTGCTCCACGCCGACCCCCTGGCTGTGCGCCATGAAACCCAGCACCGAGAAGACCCCGAAGCCCGCCAGGAGGGAGAACCCGCTGTTGGCCAGGGCGGTGACCACGGCGCTGCCGGTGATGTCCGACTTGTGCGGCAGGTAGCTGGCGTAGGCGATCATGATCCCGAAGCCGAGGCTCAGGGTGAAGAAGATCTGCCCGTAGGCGCTGATCCAGACCTTGGGCTCGGCAAGGCGCGAGAAGTCGGGACGGAGGTAGGCCCGGATGCCCTCCCGGGCGCCCTCAAGGCCGAGCGACCAGCCGACCAGGATCAGGGTGAGCACGAGGAGCAGCGGCATGAAGATCCGGTTGGCCAGCTCGATCCCCCGGCTCACCCCGCGGACGATGATGGCCCAGGTGAGGCACCACACCCCCACCAGGGCGGCCAGGACGGGGGTCTGGACGGCGCCGATCCGGGACGGGGCGCCGCTCGCCCCGAGAAAGGTGTGGAAGAAGAACGCGTCCGGGTCGGCGCCCCAGGAAAGCCGGACGGCGTAGAAGACGTAGTCCACGCACCAGGCGATGATCACGGAGTAGTAGAGCACGATCCCGAACATCACGAAGATCACGGGCCACCAGCCCAGCCATTCCCACCGGGGGTGGACCTTGGCGAGGGCCAGGGGGGCGCTGCCGATCCGCTCGTGCCCGATCCCGAACTCGAGGATGAGCAGCGGGATCCCCGCCGTGAAGAGGGCCACGAGGTAGGGAATCAGGAAGGCTCCGCCCCCGTTGTCGTAGGCCAGGTAGGAGAAACGCCAGATGTTGCCGAGGCCGATGGCGGAACCGATGGCGGCGAGGACGAACCCCCACGGGCTCTTCCATTGTCCCCGCTTGCGGACTGCGGCTGTCATGAGAACTACCTCCTCGAAGGGTGCGTTGGCACGGGCGTGGGCGCGGCCCCGCCCAGTAAAGCATCCTTGAAACTCATCGTGCAACCGGCGCCCGGAGTTCAACGCCCCCGCCTTGACGCATCCCGCCGACGTATCTAGTCTTTGCTTCCGGGCGGAAGGAAGCCCGGCCCCGGGGCCGGCCCGATCCGCCGCCGATCTCGTCCGCCGGAGGCTTCATGGAAACGACGAAGAAACGTGTCCTCCTCTTGCTGGCACAGGGCTTCGAGGAACTCGAGGCCGTGACGGTGATCGACATCCTCCGCCGGGCCGGCGTCGAGGTGGTGGCGGCCGGCCTCGAGCCCGGGCCCGTGACCTCGGCCAGGGGCGTTGTCCTGGTGCCGGACGCCGCGCTGGACGAGGTCCTGGACCGGGACTTCGACCTGGTGGTCCTCCCGGGCGGCCTGGAAGGGACCGACCGGCTCGCCGCGGACCCCAGGGTGGCGGAACTCCTGCGCCGGCGCATCCACGAGAACCGGCCCGTGGGGGCCATCTGCGCGGCCCCCACCGTCCTCGAGCGCCACGGGCTCGCCGGGGGCCGGCGTCTGACCTGCCACCCCGTCTCCCGGTCCGGGATCCGGACCGGCCGGCTGGTGGACGAGCGGGTGGTCCAGGACGGGACGGTCATCACCAGCCAGGGGCCCGGCACGGCTATGGAATTCGCCATGAAGCTGGTAGAGTATCTGTGCGGGCGGGAAAAGGTGGAGGAAGTCAACCGGGGCGTCCTCGCCCGCCTGTGAAACCGGTCACCACGCAGGTCACCCGGCCCGGCGCGGAGGAGCCCGACCCATGAAGAAGCCGAACGCCGCGGAGACGCTCCCGGCCGCCGATCCGGCGGCACCACACGCCCCGGCCGAGACGGCCCCCCGTCAAACGCCGGCCGACATCCTCCAGCACTACCTGGCCGAGATCAGCCGCTTCCCACTGCTGACGCGGGAGGAGGAGGAACGCCTCACCCGGGCCTACCACGAGACCCGGGACCCGGAGATCGCCCGCCGCATCGTCACGGCCAACCTCCGCCTGGTGGTGAAGATCGCCCTGGACTTCCAGAAGTTCTGGATGCAGAACTTCCTGGACCTCGTCCAGGAGGGCAACCTCGGCCTCATGCAGGCGGTCAAGAAGTTCGATCCCTACAAGGGGGTGAAGTTCTCCTATTACGCCTCTTTTTGGATCAAGGCCTACATCCTGAAGTTTCTCATGGACAACTGGCGCCTCGTGAAGATCGGCACCACCCAGGCCCAGCGAAAGCTCTTCTACAATCTCCACAAGGAGAAGGACCGGCTCCAGGCCCTCGGCTTCGAACCCGTCCCGAAGCTCATCTCCCAGCGGCTCAACGTGAGCGAGCAGGACGTCATCGAGATGGACCAGCGCATGGGGGCCTGGGAGGTCTCCCTGGACGCCCCGGTCCGCCAGGAATCCGACGACCGTCACCTGGACTTCCTGGAAAGCGGCGAGGTCCCCCTCGAGTCCCGGGTGGCCCGGGCCGAGATAGACGCCCGGCTCAAGGCGGAGATGCAGGCCTTCCGGGACATCCTCGAGGACAAGGAGCAGGTCATCTTCGAGGAACGGATGCTCACCGAGGAGCCGAAGACCCTCCAGGAGCTGGGGGAGCGGTTCGGGGTCTCGCGGGAAAGGGTCCGGCAGATCGAGACCCGGATCAAGAAGAAGCTCAAGGCCTTTCTCGAGGACCGGATCCCGGACATCGAGGCCTACCGGGCAGGGCCGGACGCGGAGTGATGCGGCGGCGCCTCCTCGCCCGGCTCCTCGGCTGCGCCCTTGCGCTCTGGGTCCTCCAGCCCGGGCCCGCCGCCTCCGGGGCCTACCGTCCCTCCCTCAGCCAGGCCTACGCCGCCTACCTGAAGGCGCTCACCCAGCAATTCGAGGGCGACGAGGAAGGCGCCATCGCCTCCATGCGGGAGGCCGTCGCCGCGGACCCCGAGTCGGTGGCGCTCCTCGAGGACCTGGCGCTCATGCTCCTTAGGGGCAACCATCCCGAAGAAGCCCTCGACTACGCCCGCCAGGCCCTGGCCCTGCGGCCGGACGACACCGATCTCCTCTTCCTGGAGGCCCGCATCCACGCCGCGGCGGGGGCCTTCGACCAAGCCGCCGCCGTCCTCGAGGGGCTCCTCCGGCGCGACGGGGACAACGCCGATGCGGCCCTCCTCCTGGGGGAGGTCTACGCCCAGCAGCGCCGTTACAAGGAGGCCGCCAAGGTCCTGGAGAGCGCCGCGGCCGGGACGGGCCGGACCGCCTTCGTGGCCAATTACTTCATGGGTCGGCTCCTGCGCGAATCCGGCGACCTGGCGGAGGCGGCGCAGCACTTCCGCCGCGCCCTCGAGCTCAACGCCGCCGTCCCCAAGCTCTACCAGGAGCTGGCCGACACCCTCTCGGCGGCCGGGCGGACGGACGAGGCCGAGGCCACCTGGCGCCGCTGGCTGGAACGCGAGCCGGACAACGGCTGGGCCTGGGAAGGCCTGGTCCGGTTCCTCATCGCCGCCGGGCGCACGAAGGCGGCCGTCGCGGAGATCGACGGCTACCGGGAGCACCTCCCCGACACGCCGCCCGTCCGCTTCAAGGTCGCCCTCCTCTACCTGGAGGCCGAGCGGTTCCGCCGCGCGGTCTCCCTCCTCGAGGGGCTCGACAAGATCCCGGAGGCCCGTCACGGCGTCGTGCGCCTCTACCTGGCCGTGGCCTACGAGGGTCTGGGCGAGCTGGCCAAGGCCGAGACCGTCCTGGCCGGCATCCCGGAGGACGACCCGGCGGCGGTGGAGGCCCGGATCCGCCGGGCCGACCTCCTGGCCCGCCGGGGAAAGCCCCGGGAAGCCGTCCGCCTCCTGGAGGAAGGCCTCGCGCGCCGTCCCGGCGAGGTCCGCTGGATGACCGCCCTGGCCTTCCTCTACCAGGACCAGGGAGAGCCGGCCAAGGCCGAGGCGCTCCTCCGCAAGGCCCTGGCCAAGGAGCCGAAATCCCCGGACATCCTGGTCGACCTCGCCATGGTCCTCGACCTCCAGGAAAGACGCCCCGAGGCCCTGGAGCTGGCCCGCAAGGCCCTCGAGCTCGACCCGGACCACGTGGGCGCCCTCAACTACCTGGGCTACACCTACGCCGAGGAAGGCATCCGGCTCGACGAGGCGGAGGACCTCGTGAAGCGGGCCCTGGAGCTGGCCCCCGACCGCGGCTACATCGTGGACAGCCTCGGCTGGGTCTACTTCAAGAAGAAGGAATGGCAGAAGGCGGTGGAGACCCTCGAGCGGGCCCACGCCCTCGCCCCCTCGGACCCCACCATCGCGGAACACCTCGGCGACGCCTACCGGGCGGCGGGACGCAGGGAAAAGGCCCTGGAGGCCTACCGGGCCGCCCGGAAGGCCGCCGACGAGACCGAGCAGCAAAGACGCCTCGACGGAAAGATCGCGGACCTCGAGAAGGCCCACCGCCCCCTCCTGGGCGACTGACGCGGCCCCCGGGGGGTCGCCTCACCCGTCGCTTTCCCCGCCCGCGGGCCCGGGCCTTCTCCGGTCCAGGACCCCGAGGTGGGTAGGGACCCGGAGGCGGAAGCGGCCTTCCCCATCCGGCGTCACCAGGACGGCGAGGCTGCCCCGGTGTTCCTCGACCACCTGGCGCACGAAGGCCATCCGGTAGCCGGTCTCCCCCCCCGGCTCCTCCGCCCCGCCCGGGAAGGCACCCGGGCGGAGGGGCGCCGCGGCCACCTCCAGGTAGAGCCCGCCTCCCTCGTCCATCCCGGTGCTCGCCCGGAGCCGGCCCCCCGGGCCGAGGGCGTCGAGGGCCTGCCGGAACAAGAAGTTCACCGCGGTCCGCAGGAGATGGCGGTCGCCTCGAAAGGACAGGCGCGAGGGGCTTCGCTCGAGGAAGATCGACACGCCCCGATCCCGGGCCTCCTCCTCGACGGCCAGCACCACTTCCGCGGCCACCTCGCCGAGGTCCAGGACCACGAGGCGCCGGCGCCGGGCCTCGAGGATCCCCTCGAGCCGCCGAAGCAACGCCTCCAGGTGTTCCGCCTGTTCCAGGACCCGGTCGATCCGCTCCCGGAGGCCGTCCCGGTCGGGGAGGTCCTCCCGGCTCCGCCGGAGGAGTCCCCCCATGATGGAGACCGGGTTCCGGACCTCGTGGGCGAGGCGCAGCGCCATCTCGGCCTGGGTGCGTTCGGCGACCATGTCCTCCACCTCCCGGTTGACTCGGAGGAGCTCCCGGGAGATCCGCCGCAGGCGGTCCCGCCCCTGCTCCATCTCACGGACGATCCGCTGGATCCGGTCGAAGAAGAGCGTCACGGAGGCGATGACCACGAAGACCAGGGTGTTCACGGCGCCGGTGACCGGAGCGATCCGGGCCCACCACTCCGGCCGGCCGGAAAAGAGGAGGAGGTACTTCACCACGTGGGCCAGGGAACGCGAGAGGGCGAAGGCGAGGAGCGCCAGGCACAGCCAGGTGAGATAGTGCCCGAGGGGATCCTCCCGGGAGGTCCGGCGGCCGATCCGGTGTGCCTTCCCGAGGGACATTGCGGCAAGGCCCAGCAGCAGGAGGGCCCCCGCGAGGTCGACGATCACGATGGGCCAGGTGGACCAGGTCATGGGGCGCCGGCCTCGGGATCGCCCGCCCGGGAGGACGTACCGGCCCCGTCCGCCCGGGCCAGGTCCCGGAGCCCCAGGTAGATCCAGGCCATGGCGGGCACCGCGAGGATGTGGTCGTTTTTCAGCACGTAACGGGCGAAATCCGATAAGGACTCCAGGAGCACCCGGTCCCACGGGGCCCCGGGCGGCCGCGGCAACGGGCCCGCGGCGGCGTCCAGGACGTGGGAGGCGAAGGCCCAGGCGTTCCAGGCCACGAAGAAGAGGGCCCCGGCCCGCACGTGCCGCCAGGCGGAGGCCGTGTCGAGGCCGAGGGCGCGGATCCTCAGGGCGAAGACCAACATGGCGGCGGCGAAGAAGACATGGGCCAGGAGGTGGGCCACCAGCCCCTCCGGGGCCCCGTGGACCTGGACGGCCCAGGCGGGCCCGGCCGTGGAGAGCACCAGGAAGGGGACGGCGGCCGCCGCGGCCCGGAGGCGTGATGGTAACGATCCGTTTTCAAAGGAGAATATGCGCATCTTGCCCCCCGCCTGGTTGACGATTCGTCCGCTTCGGGGCATAATGGGATCTATGAAAGCCAGGTTCCGACATTTTCTGGCCCTCCACCGCCGGGCCGTAGTCCTGGCCCTGGCCGGGGTCACGGTGGTGATCGCTCTCCTCCTCTGGCCAGGTTATCAGGACGGCGTCGTCAAGGGCAACTACCACAATCCCTACACCCCGCAGGAGGTGCGGCGGATGATGGCCTACCACGGGGCCCTGGTGGCCCGTTTCGACGGCCGCCAGTGGTGGTTCCTGTCCGGCGGGCGCTGGGTCCGGCTCGAAAACTACGGCGCCCAGGAATACGCCCAACTCACCGCCAGCCGCTAGCGCGTGCGGCTCCTCCTCTTCTTCGCCCGGGAATTCCACTTCACCCCCTTCCAGAAGACCCTCGATTCCGCCCCGGACGCGGCCGGCGGAGAGACCTGGACCGACGCGGTGGTGGTCTTCTACCACTGCGAGGCCCGGGACCCGGGACGGGAGCGCTCCCTGGTGACCAAGGCGGTCAAAAACATCAAGTGGCTGGCGGGCAAGTTCGGCAGCCGGCGGGCGGTCCTGCACTCCTTTGCGCACCTCGCCTCCGACAAGGCGGAGCCGGATTTCTCCCGGGCCCTGGCGGCGAAGATCCGGGAGCGGCTGGAAGGAGCGGGGTTCGAGGTGGCCGAGACCCCCTTCGGATACCTCAACGAGTGGCGCCTCCACGTAGCGGGAGAGTCCCTGGCCAAGGTCTTCAAGGAGCTGTGACGGCGCCGCGCGTCGTTGCGTTCCTTGGCCCATGTGTTTAATTAACGGTGAACGGTGCCGGCCCCGCCCCACGGCGGGTGTCCCGGCCGGCGCCGCCGAGACCAGGGAGGAACCGGGCCTGCCAGTGGACCTCACCGAGCTCCGCGATCGCCTCAACCTCCGGGAGGCCGAGATCCTCTCCCCCCGGGCCACCTTCAGCCGCGACGCCATCCGGGAGCGCCCGGAGGACCACCTGGATTCGGACCACCGTCAACCCTTCGCCATCGACGCCGACCGGATCCTCCATTCCCTCGCCTACACCCGCTACATCGACAAGACCCAGGTCTTCTCCCTCATCCCCAACGACCACCTGACCCACCGGGTCCTCCACGTCCAGCTGGTCTCCAAGATCTCCCGGACGGTTGGCCGGTTCCTCGGGCTCAACGAGGATCTCCTCGAGGCCATCGCCCTCGGCCACGACATCGGCCACCCGCCCTTCGGCCACGACGGCGAGCGGATCCTCTCCGAACTCTGCCTCGAGGCGGGGCTCCCCCGCTTCATGCACAACGTCCAGGGAGTCCACTTCCTCCGGCGGGTGGAACGCAAGGGCCGCGGCTGCAACCTCACCCTCCAGACCCTGGACGGGATCCTGTGCCACGACGGAGAGGCCGACATCACGGCGTTGGCCCCCAGCCCGGGAAAGACCTTCGAACGCCTCGACCGGGAGATCGACCGGCTCCTCAAGTGGCCGGAGACCCCGCTCCGTCCCACGACCCTCGAGGGCTGCGTGGTGCGGCTGGCGGACACCGTGGCCTACGTGGGGCGCGACATCGAGGACGCGGTCCGCCTCCGCCTCATCCGCCGGGACGACCTGCCGCCGGAATGCGTGGAGGTGCTGGGGCGGACCAACGGCACCATCGTCTACCGCCTGGTGACGGACCTCATCACCCACAGCCTGGACCGGGACGAGGTGGGGTTCAGCCCCCGGGTGGCCGAGGCCCTGACCCGACTCAAGGCCTTCAACATGGCCCGGATCTACTCAGCCCCCCAGATCAAGACGGAGGCGCCCAAGATCCGGAGCGTGTACCGCGCCCTCTTTGAGAAATTTTATGAAGACTTAGAAAAAAGTAATGAAGATTCCGTTATTTTTACGGACTTCCTCGACGGCATGGACCCGGCCTACCGGGAGTCGCCCCCCGCCGCCGTGGTGCGGGACTTCATCGCCGGTATGACCGATGCCTACTTCCTGCGCCTGGCGCGGGATCTGCTGCTCCCGCGCCGGCTCCCGCCCCGTTTCTAGCCCGCGCCCCCCCCGGCGGCGCCCCACCGGAGGGCCAATCGACGGAAGGCCACCGGGACGAGCGAGGCCGTGACCAGCGCCAGGGTCAAGATGGCGGGTTCCATCCGGGGAGAGAGCAGGCCCTTTTCCACCCCGATGGCGGCGGCGGCCACGATCAAGCTGAGCCGGGCGGAAAGGAGCAGCCCGGCCAGGAGACAATGCCGCCACCCGAGCCCGCGGAGCCGGAGCAGGAGGGCGGGGATCAGCTTCACCAGCAAGGCCGCGACCAGAAGCTTTCCGGTGAAGACCAGGAACCCGGTCTCGGCGAAGGCCGAGAGGGGAAACTCGAGCCCCACGTGGATGAAGAAGATGGGGATCAGGAACCCGTAGGCGAAGCCGGCGAGCTTT belongs to Dissulfurirhabdus thermomarina and includes:
- a CDS encoding replication-associated recombination protein A, translated to MRPRRLEDFAGQDHLLGPGRVLSGLLARGRLPSLILWGPPGCGKTTLARLLARAVNAHFVTLSAVLSGVKDLRQVIDEARGRLDAGEGPTVLFVDEIHRFNKAQQDAFLPHVESGLVTLVGATTENPSFEIIAPLLSRCRVLVLKPLPEEVLERILDQALSDPERGLGRLELELTPEARRVLVRQADGDARALLNCLETAAELAVGRRAEGRGARITLEVVEEAVQHKALRYDKAGEEHFNLISAFHKSLRGSDPDAALYWMARMLAAGEDPRYIARRMIRFASEDVGNADPAALRVALDAHEAYTVLGSPEGELALAQAALYLATAPKSNAAYTALGAAQADARKHGSLPVPLHIRNAPTRLMKELGYGEGYRYAHDDPDALVPQEYFPPQLRGRVYYHPTNRGHERTIRERLEKWRRLLARKRHPGA
- a CDS encoding sodium-dependent transporter: MTAAVRKRGQWKSPWGFVLAAIGSAIGLGNIWRFSYLAYDNGGGAFLIPYLVALFTAGIPLLILEFGIGHERIGSAPLALAKVHPRWEWLGWWPVIFVMFGIVLYYSVIIAWCVDYVFYAVRLSWGADPDAFFFHTFLGASGAPSRIGAVQTPVLAALVGVWCLTWAIIVRGVSRGIELANRIFMPLLLVLTLILVGWSLGLEGAREGIRAYLRPDFSRLAEPKVWISAYGQIFFTLSLGFGIMIAYASYLPHKSDITGSAVVTALANSGFSLLAGFGVFSVLGFMAHSQGVGVEQVVTHSIGLAFVAYPKAISLMGPAGKVFGVLFFLSLVVAGLSSSVSIVEAFTAAVVDKFGTDRRTLAGVLCVIGFVGGLIFTTQGGLYWIDIVDHFLNAYGLVVVGLLECVAVGWFFRIETIRRHLNRVSRIPLGPWWNWVIKLVLPGILGVILVQQLVEELSRPYGGYSWASLIAIGWNWVLVTLLASFILAMRPWHQEADLRKGRGDGR
- a CDS encoding DJ-1 family glyoxalase III is translated as METTKKRVLLLLAQGFEELEAVTVIDILRRAGVEVVAAGLEPGPVTSARGVVLVPDAALDEVLDRDFDLVVLPGGLEGTDRLAADPRVAELLRRRIHENRPVGAICAAPTVLERHGLAGGRRLTCHPVSRSGIRTGRLVDERVVQDGTVITSQGPGTAMEFAMKLVEYLCGREKVEEVNRGVLARL
- a CDS encoding sigma-70 family RNA polymerase sigma factor, whose amino-acid sequence is MKKPNAAETLPAADPAAPHAPAETAPRQTPADILQHYLAEISRFPLLTREEEERLTRAYHETRDPEIARRIVTANLRLVVKIALDFQKFWMQNFLDLVQEGNLGLMQAVKKFDPYKGVKFSYYASFWIKAYILKFLMDNWRLVKIGTTQAQRKLFYNLHKEKDRLQALGFEPVPKLISQRLNVSEQDVIEMDQRMGAWEVSLDAPVRQESDDRHLDFLESGEVPLESRVARAEIDARLKAEMQAFRDILEDKEQVIFEERMLTEEPKTLQELGERFGVSRERVRQIETRIKKKLKAFLEDRIPDIEAYRAGPDAE
- a CDS encoding tetratricopeptide repeat protein, giving the protein MRRRLLARLLGCALALWVLQPGPAASGAYRPSLSQAYAAYLKALTQQFEGDEEGAIASMREAVAADPESVALLEDLALMLLRGNHPEEALDYARQALALRPDDTDLLFLEARIHAAAGAFDQAAAVLEGLLRRDGDNADAALLLGEVYAQQRRYKEAAKVLESAAAGTGRTAFVANYFMGRLLRESGDLAEAAQHFRRALELNAAVPKLYQELADTLSAAGRTDEAEATWRRWLEREPDNGWAWEGLVRFLIAAGRTKAAVAEIDGYREHLPDTPPVRFKVALLYLEAERFRRAVSLLEGLDKIPEARHGVVRLYLAVAYEGLGELAKAETVLAGIPEDDPAAVEARIRRADLLARRGKPREAVRLLEEGLARRPGEVRWMTALAFLYQDQGEPAKAEALLRKALAKEPKSPDILVDLAMVLDLQERRPEALELARKALELDPDHVGALNYLGYTYAEEGIRLDEAEDLVKRALELAPDRGYIVDSLGWVYFKKKEWQKAVETLERAHALAPSDPTIAEHLGDAYRAAGRREKALEAYRAARKAADETEQQRRLDGKIADLEKAHRPLLGD
- a CDS encoding sensor histidine kinase — protein: MTWSTWPIVIVDLAGALLLLGLAAMSLGKAHRIGRRTSREDPLGHYLTWLCLALLAFALSRSLAHVVKYLLLFSGRPEWWARIAPVTGAVNTLVFVVIASVTLFFDRIQRIVREMEQGRDRLRRISRELLRVNREVEDMVAERTQAEMALRLAHEVRNPVSIMGGLLRRSREDLPDRDGLRERIDRVLEQAEHLEALLRRLEGILEARRRRLVVLDLGEVAAEVVLAVEEEARDRGVSIFLERSPSRLSFRGDRHLLRTAVNFLFRQALDALGPGGRLRASTGMDEGGGLYLEVAAAPLRPGAFPGGAEEPGGETGYRMAFVRQVVEEHRGSLAVLVTPDGEGRFRLRVPTHLGVLDRRRPGPAGGESDG
- a CDS encoding threonyl-tRNA synthetase editing domain-containing protein; this encodes MRLLLFFAREFHFTPFQKTLDSAPDAAGGETWTDAVVVFYHCEARDPGRERSLVTKAVKNIKWLAGKFGSRRAVLHSFAHLASDKAEPDFSRALAAKIRERLEGAGFEVAETPFGYLNEWRLHVAGESLAKVFKEL
- a CDS encoding deoxyguanosinetriphosphate triphosphohydrolase family protein — translated: MDLTELRDRLNLREAEILSPRATFSRDAIRERPEDHLDSDHRQPFAIDADRILHSLAYTRYIDKTQVFSLIPNDHLTHRVLHVQLVSKISRTVGRFLGLNEDLLEAIALGHDIGHPPFGHDGERILSELCLEAGLPRFMHNVQGVHFLRRVERKGRGCNLTLQTLDGILCHDGEADITALAPSPGKTFERLDREIDRLLKWPETPLRPTTLEGCVVRLADTVAYVGRDIEDAVRLRLIRRDDLPPECVEVLGRTNGTIVYRLVTDLITHSLDRDEVGFSPRVAEALTRLKAFNMARIYSAPQIKTEAPKIRSVYRALFEKFYEDLEKSNEDSVIFTDFLDGMDPAYRESPPAAVVRDFIAGMTDAYFLRLARDLLLPRRLPPRF